In Ovis aries strain OAR_USU_Benz2616 breed Rambouillet chromosome 14, ARS-UI_Ramb_v3.0, whole genome shotgun sequence, a single genomic region encodes these proteins:
- the ZNF792 gene encoding zinc finger protein 792 isoform X2: MLENFALIASLGLASFRSHIVAQLEMGAEPWVPDRVDMTSAMARGMYRGLGSDFYCGTEGEKSPAELSVSVEVSQNMKSKAVPSTPKGYPCNLCGLHLKDILYLAEHQATHSKKKPHMREAHRKEFKFNADFHQPQMQQNVDKSVGRNEGRALLVKSFRYDTSKKSFTFKEDGKASVARCGFRQHQVTTSVGEPEQSSENVVDFPTVQLHKKYSKSENALSDKLSLVQQRTHTGERSYECNKCGIFFSYAAGLFQHQRDHNRGKPYECDECGKFFSQHSSLIKHQRVHTGESPHVCSECGKFFSRSSNLIQHKRVHTGEKPYECSECGKFFRQRSNLIHHKRVHTGKSAHECSECGKSFNCNSSLIKHWRVHTGEKPYKCNECGKFFSRFDGLVQHQIVHSGERPYRCNVCGKAFRRSSDLMNHQRVHTGERPYECGECGKTFRRSSNLRQHRKVHKPDKPYKCNECGKAFSQRSTLIQHQKIHAREKSTEDVLPPSSAQQHLLEMNSESGLYEGAVSQKLNLIHPNVYTGEIPNGC, translated from the exons atgctggagaactttGCACTGATCGCCTCCCTTG GACTTGCATCTTTCAGGTCACACATAGTTGCCCAGCTGGAGATGGGGGCAGAGCCCTGGGTGCCTGACCGAGTGGATATGACTTCAGCCATGGCAAGAGGGATGTATAGAGGGCTTGGCTCAG ATTTTTACTGTGGAACAGAGGGTGAGAAATCACCTGCTGAGCTCAGTGTTTCTGTAGAAGTGTCACAGAACATGAAATCCAAGGCAGTTCCATCCACCCCAAAGGGCTACCCCTGTAACCTGTGTGGCCTACACTTGAAAGACATTCTATATCTGGCTGAACATCAGGCAACACATTCCAAGAAGAAACCACACATGCGTGAGGCACATAGGAAAGAGTTCAAATTCAATGCTGACTTTCACCAGCCACAGATGCAGCAGAATGTGGACAAGTCTGTTGGAAGGAATGAAGGCAGGGCCTTGCTTGTGAAGAGCTTCAGATATGACACATCAAAGAAATCTTTCACATTCAAGGAGGATGGGAAGGCCTCTGTGGCCAGATGTGGTTTTCGGCAACATCAGGTCACTACCAGTGTGGGGGAGCCAGAGCAGAGCTCTGAAAATGTGGTGGATTTTCCTACTGTGCAACTCCATAAGAAGTACAGTAAATCTGAGAATGCTCTCAGTGACAAACTTTCGCTTGTTCAGCAGAGAACCCACACTGGAGAAAGGTCTTATGAGTGCAACAAATGTGGGATATTCTTCAGCTATGCTGCTGGTCTCTTTCAACACCAGAGAGATCATAATCGAGGAAAGCCTTATGAGTGTGATgaatgtgggaaattcttcagcCAGCACTCCAGTCTCATcaaacatcagagagttcacactgGTGAAAGTCCTCACGTGTGCAGCGAGTGTGGCAAATTCTTTAGTCGAAGTTCTAATCTTATTCAACATAAGAGGgttcacactggagaaaagccttatGAATGCAGTGAGTGTGGGAAGTTCTTCAGGCAACGCTCGAACCTTATTCATCATAAGAGGGTTCATACTGGTAAAAGTGCTCATGAGTGCAGTgagtgtggaaaatccttcaactGCAATTCCAGCCTAATTAAACACTGGagagttcacactggagaaaaaccTTACAAGTGCAATgaatgtgggaaattcttcagcCGCTTTGATGGACTTGTTCAACATCAGATAGTTCATTCAGGTGAACGACCGTACAGATGCAACGTATGTGGGAAAGCCTTCCGCCGGAGCTCTGACCTCATGAATCATCAGCGAGTCCACACTGGTGAAAGGCCTTATGAGTGCGGTGAATGTGGGAAAACCTTCAGACGAAGTTCTAATCTGAGGCAGCACCGGAAAGTTCATAAACCAGATAAGCCATATAAATGCaatgaatgtggaaaagccttcagcCAAAGGTCTACTCTCATCCAGCATCAGAAAATTCACGCTAGAGAAAAGAGTACAGAGGATGTTCTCCCTCCTTCTTCAGCACAACAGCACCTCCTAGAGATGAACTCTGAGAGTGGTCTATATGAAGGAGCTGTCAGCCAGAAGTTAAACCTTATTCATCCAAATGTCTACACTGGAGAGATTCCCAATGGATGCTAA
- the ZNF792 gene encoding zinc finger protein 792 isoform X1 yields MAAAALMDTAQGYVTFEDVTIYFSPEEWGLLDEAQRLLYCDVMLENFALIASLGLASFRSHIVAQLEMGAEPWVPDRVDMTSAMARGMYRGLGSDFYCGTEGEKSPAELSVSVEVSQNMKSKAVPSTPKGYPCNLCGLHLKDILYLAEHQATHSKKKPHMREAHRKEFKFNADFHQPQMQQNVDKSVGRNEGRALLVKSFRYDTSKKSFTFKEDGKASVARCGFRQHQVTTSVGEPEQSSENVVDFPTVQLHKKYSKSENALSDKLSLVQQRTHTGERSYECNKCGIFFSYAAGLFQHQRDHNRGKPYECDECGKFFSQHSSLIKHQRVHTGESPHVCSECGKFFSRSSNLIQHKRVHTGEKPYECSECGKFFRQRSNLIHHKRVHTGKSAHECSECGKSFNCNSSLIKHWRVHTGEKPYKCNECGKFFSRFDGLVQHQIVHSGERPYRCNVCGKAFRRSSDLMNHQRVHTGERPYECGECGKTFRRSSNLRQHRKVHKPDKPYKCNECGKAFSQRSTLIQHQKIHAREKSTEDVLPPSSAQQHLLEMNSESGLYEGAVSQKLNLIHPNVYTGEIPNGC; encoded by the exons GGCTATGTGACCTTTGAGGACGTGACCATTTACTTCTCCCCAGAGGAGTGGGGACTCCTTGATGAGGCTCAGAGACTCCTGTACTGtgatgtgatgctggagaactttGCACTGATCGCCTCCCTTG GACTTGCATCTTTCAGGTCACACATAGTTGCCCAGCTGGAGATGGGGGCAGAGCCCTGGGTGCCTGACCGAGTGGATATGACTTCAGCCATGGCAAGAGGGATGTATAGAGGGCTTGGCTCAG ATTTTTACTGTGGAACAGAGGGTGAGAAATCACCTGCTGAGCTCAGTGTTTCTGTAGAAGTGTCACAGAACATGAAATCCAAGGCAGTTCCATCCACCCCAAAGGGCTACCCCTGTAACCTGTGTGGCCTACACTTGAAAGACATTCTATATCTGGCTGAACATCAGGCAACACATTCCAAGAAGAAACCACACATGCGTGAGGCACATAGGAAAGAGTTCAAATTCAATGCTGACTTTCACCAGCCACAGATGCAGCAGAATGTGGACAAGTCTGTTGGAAGGAATGAAGGCAGGGCCTTGCTTGTGAAGAGCTTCAGATATGACACATCAAAGAAATCTTTCACATTCAAGGAGGATGGGAAGGCCTCTGTGGCCAGATGTGGTTTTCGGCAACATCAGGTCACTACCAGTGTGGGGGAGCCAGAGCAGAGCTCTGAAAATGTGGTGGATTTTCCTACTGTGCAACTCCATAAGAAGTACAGTAAATCTGAGAATGCTCTCAGTGACAAACTTTCGCTTGTTCAGCAGAGAACCCACACTGGAGAAAGGTCTTATGAGTGCAACAAATGTGGGATATTCTTCAGCTATGCTGCTGGTCTCTTTCAACACCAGAGAGATCATAATCGAGGAAAGCCTTATGAGTGTGATgaatgtgggaaattcttcagcCAGCACTCCAGTCTCATcaaacatcagagagttcacactgGTGAAAGTCCTCACGTGTGCAGCGAGTGTGGCAAATTCTTTAGTCGAAGTTCTAATCTTATTCAACATAAGAGGgttcacactggagaaaagccttatGAATGCAGTGAGTGTGGGAAGTTCTTCAGGCAACGCTCGAACCTTATTCATCATAAGAGGGTTCATACTGGTAAAAGTGCTCATGAGTGCAGTgagtgtggaaaatccttcaactGCAATTCCAGCCTAATTAAACACTGGagagttcacactggagaaaaaccTTACAAGTGCAATgaatgtgggaaattcttcagcCGCTTTGATGGACTTGTTCAACATCAGATAGTTCATTCAGGTGAACGACCGTACAGATGCAACGTATGTGGGAAAGCCTTCCGCCGGAGCTCTGACCTCATGAATCATCAGCGAGTCCACACTGGTGAAAGGCCTTATGAGTGCGGTGAATGTGGGAAAACCTTCAGACGAAGTTCTAATCTGAGGCAGCACCGGAAAGTTCATAAACCAGATAAGCCATATAAATGCaatgaatgtggaaaagccttcagcCAAAGGTCTACTCTCATCCAGCATCAGAAAATTCACGCTAGAGAAAAGAGTACAGAGGATGTTCTCCCTCCTTCTTCAGCACAACAGCACCTCCTAGAGATGAACTCTGAGAGTGGTCTATATGAAGGAGCTGTCAGCCAGAAGTTAAACCTTATTCATCCAAATGTCTACACTGGAGAGATTCCCAATGGATGCTAA